The DNA window GCGCGGGGCGTGGCGCTGGCGACGGAGCGGCTCGGCTATCCGGTGGCGGAACAACATTATCTGGCAGGCTTCGTGCTGCTGCCGGAACAGGCGGGCCAGTGGCGGAGAATCGCGGCGGCGGCGCGGGCTTCGGTGGCGCGGGGCACGGCGGCGACCTTCGTCTGGGCGCTGCCGCAGGTGTGCCGCGACGGCTTCACTGCCTTCAGAATCGATGGGGAGGATGAGATGCAGGCCTTTGACGATGTGCTCTTTCCGCTCGGCATCGGGCGGGAGGCGAGCGTGTCGCCCGCCTTTTCGACACAGGTGGTCGAGAGCGTGAGCGGGCATGAGCGGCGCAGTAGCGACTGGGCGGACGCGCGGCTGTCCTTCGACGCGGGGCCGGGGGTCCGGTCGGAGGGCGACATGGCGCGGCTGATCGCATTTTTCCGGGCGAGGAGAGGCGCGGCGCGGGGGTTCCGCTTTACCGATCCCTATGACGACCGGAGCGGCGCGCCGGGGGTCGCGCCTTCGCCCATCGACCAGCGGCTCGGGACGGGCGACGGGGTGCGCGCCGAATTTCCGCTGATGCGCCATTATGGCGAGGGGGATGAGGCGCAGGGCCGCCGGATCACGCGGCCGGTGGCGGGGAGCATCCGGGTCGCTGTCGATGGCGCGGAACTGACGAGCGGGTGGAGCCATGCGGGGATGGGCGTGATCGCGTTCGATGTGGCTCCGGCGGCGGGCGCGGTGCTGACGGCGGGCTATCGCTTCGACGTGCCGGTGCGTTTCGCCGAGGACCGGCTGGAGATCAACCGCGCGACCTTTGCGGCCGGGGAAGCGCCTTCGGTGCCGCTGGTGGAGATCCGCGAATGAGCGCGGCGGAGACATTGGCGCAGCCGCTGGTGACGCTGGCCTTCTGCTGGCGGATCGAGCGGCGGGACGGGGTGACGATCGGGCTGACCAGCCACGACCGTGATCTGGAGATCGGCGGGCTGCTTTATCGCGCCGCGCCGGGCATGACGCCGGGCGCGGTGCGCAGCGGCATCGGTATGGAGGGGGAGGACAGCGACATAGCGGGCGCGCTTACCAGCGACGCGATCAGCGAGCGCGACCTGATGGCGGGGCGATGGGACGGAGCGGCGCTGGAACTGCGGCTGACGCAGTGGGAGGCGCCGGGCGATCTGTGGCTGCTGCTGGCGCGGGGCGAGATCGGCGCGGTGGCGCGGACGGGCGCGGCGTTCACGGCGGAGCTGATCGGCGCGGCGGCGCTGGGGGAGCCGGTTGCGCCATCCACTTCGCCCGATTGCCGCGCGACGCTGGGCGACGGCAAGTGCCGCGTCGATATGGCGGGAAGGCGGCGGATCGTCACGGTGGCGGGCGTGGAGGATGCGCGGGTGGCCGCGAGCGGCCTTGCGCCGGGGGTTTATGCCTTCGGCACGCTGCGCTGGCTGACCGGGGCGAATGCGGGGATGTGTCAGGCGGTGGCGGACAATGATGCCGACGGGCTGACGCTGGCCGATCCGCCCGGCTTTGCGGTGGAGGCGGGGACGCTGGCGCTGCTGACGCAGGGGTGCGACCGGCAATTGGCGACCTGCGCGGCGCGGTTCGGCAATGCGGTGAATTTTCGCGGCGAGCCTTATCTGCCGGGCATGGACCTTCTGACGCGATACCCCGGCGCGTGAGCGGCGCGGAGATCGTGGCGGCGGCGCGGGCCTTGATCGGCGCGCCGTTCCGGCTGCACGGACGCGGGCGCGACGGGATCGACTGCGTGGGGCTGGCGGCGGTGGCGACGGGGCGGGATGCGCCCTGCGCCTATGGCCTGCGCAGCGGCGATGCGGCGCGGGCGGAGCGCTGGTTGCGGGAGGCCGGGCTGCGCGCGGTAGCGGTAGGCGCGGCGGGCGATGTGGCGCTGGTGCGGCCGGGGCCGATGCAACTCCACCTGATGATCGCGACGGATACCGGCTTCGTCCACGCCCATGCGGGACTGGGCCGTGTGGTGGAGACGCCGGGCGCGCCGCTCTGGCCTGTGCTCGGCTGGTGGCGAATATAAGGGGAGACAGGCATGGCGACGATGGTGCTTACGGCGGTGGGGAGGGCGCTGGGCGGGCCGATCGGAGGCGCGATCGGCGCTCTGGTCGGCAATGCGTTCGACCATGCGGTGCTGTTCCGCCCCAAGGGGCGCGAGGGGCGGCGGCTGGCCGAGCTTCAGGTGCAGACATCAACCTATGGAACGCAGGTGCCGAAGATTTTCGGCACGATGCGGGTCGCGGGCACGGTGATCTGGGCGACCGACCTTAAGGAAACGCGCAAGAAAGAGAGCGCGGGGAAGGGGCGCGGGAGAGTCACGACATACAGCTATTCGGCGAGCTTCGCAGTCGCGCTGTCGGCGCGGCCGATCCGGGCGATCCGACGCATCTGGGCGGACGGCAATCTGCTGCGCGGGGCGGCGGGGGACTTCAAGACCGAGCTTTCGGCTTTCCGCGTACATCATGGCGGTGAGGGGCAGGCGGCCGATCCGCTGATCTCTTCGGCGGTGGGGGCGGGGCAGGCGCCCGCGCATCGGGGGATCGCCTATGTGCTGTTCGAGGATCTGGCGCTGGCCGATTATGGCAACCGCATCCCGTCCCTGACCTTCGAAGTGGAGGCGGACGCGGGGCCGGTGCCGATGGAGCAGGTGGCGCGCGAGGCGAGCGGCGGGCTGCTGGGCGGAAGCGGACTGGGTCTGGTTGCGGGCTATGCCGCGGGCGGGCCGGACGTGCGCGAGGCGCTGATGCCGATGATCGAGGCGCGGGGACTGGCGCTGGCGGGCGGGGAAGCGGGGTTGCGGCTGGTCGCGGCGGCGGAGGCGGCGGACGGAGAGATCGGCGCGGGCGGGCTGCTGGCGCGGGTCAACGGGCGCGGCGTCGATCCGCAACAGCGGTCGGGCGGGGCGGCGGACGGTGTGCCGGTCGCGCTCAGCCTGCGCCATTATGACGCCGCGCGCGATTATCAAACCGGCGTGCAGCGCGTGGTGCGGGCAGGAGCGGGGCGGCAGGAGCAGGGCATCGACCTGCCCGAAGCGATGAGCGCGGACGCGGCGCGGGCGCTGGCGGCAGCGCGGCTCCATGCGGCGTGGAGCGGGCGGGCGCGGATGGAGCTGCGCTGCGGCTGGGAGGCGCTGGCGCAGGAGCCGGGCGAAATTGTGACTGTGGCGGGCGTGCCGGGGCTTTGGCGGATCGAGGAGCGCGAATGGGAAGCGATGGCGGTGCGCCTGTCGCTGCGGCGGGTGCCGGGCGCTGGCGGAGCGATGCCGCCGGGCGCCTCGGGCGGGGCCATCGTGCGGCAGGTGGATGCGCCGCACGGAGCAACGAGCCTGATGCTGGCCGACCTGCCGCCGCTGCGCGAGGGGGTGGCGAGCGCGCCGCTGATCGTCGCGGCGGCGAGCGGCGGGGCGGGCTGGCGCAGCGCGGCGCTGTTCGTGATGGGCGCGAGCGGCGAGGCGGTCCCGGCGGGGCGCAGCGCGGGGCGGGCGGTGATGGGCGTTACCGACGCGGCGCTGGCTCCGGGGAGCGTCACGCTGGTGGACCGGCGGGCGGTGCTGGACGTGACCCTGCTGGCGGAGGACATAGCGCTTTCACCCGCGGACGAGGCGATGCTGGGGCAGGGGCGGAACCTCTGTCTGGTGGGGCGCGAGTTGATCCAGTTCGAGAGCGCGGTGCGGACCGGGACGCGGCAGTGGCGGCTGACGGGTTTGCGGCGCGGGCTGCGCGGGACGGAGTGGGCGTGCGGCGCGCATGAGGCGGGCGAGCCTTTCCTGCCGGTCGAGGAGGAAAGGCTGGCCGATCCGCTGGGTTTCGCGGGGCAGAGCGTGGAACCGGGCGCGGCGCTGCGCGTGGCGGCGCTGGGGCTGGGGGATGTGGAGCCTGTGGAGGCCGTCATGACGGTCGCGGGCGAGGCGCTGATCCCGCCTGCGCCGGTGCATCTGACGGCGCGGGCGGAAAGCGGCGGCGTGGCGCTGCGCTGGGTGCGGCGGAGCCGGGCGGGATGGCGCTGGAGCAGCGGGAGCGACGTGCCGCTGGCCGAGGAGGCCGAGCGCTATGCGGTGCGGCTGATGGACGGCGCGCGGCTCGTGCGGGCGGCAGAAACGGCGGTTCCGGCGTGGACCTATGATACGGCGGCCATTGCGGCGGACGGGAGCGCCGGAGCGGCGCTGACCGTCGAGGTGGCGCAGATCGGCACCCATGCGACCGGGCGGGCGGCCCGGATCGCGATCACGGTATAAGAGGAAGGAACGGATGATGGACGCAACATCGCGCTGGGCGCTGCCGCTGCTGTTTGCGGGGCAGGCGCAGAAGGAATTGTTCCACAACGAAGCGCTGACATTGGCCGACGCGCTGCTGCACGGGGCGGTGGAGAGCGCGGATCTGGCGGTTCCGCCGGTCGACGCGGAACCGGGGCGATGCTGGATCGTGGCGGCGGGGGCAAGTGGCGAATGGGCCGGAAAAGACGGGGCCGTCGCGGTGGCGAGCGAGGGGGGGTGGCGCTTCATCACGCCGCGCGCGGGGTTGAACTTGTGGGTCATCGACCGGAATGTCGCGCTTTTTCATGACGGTGCACAGTGGCGGGAAGGCGCGGTTCATGACGATGGCCTGTATCTCGGCGGCAATCGCGTGGTGGCGGAACGTCAGGATGCGATCGGCGATCCGGCGGGCGGCGCTGTCGTCGATGCGGAAAGCCGCGCGACCATTGCCGCCATTCTGGAGGCACTGCGTTCCCACGGGCTGATCGTACCGTGATATTTGGGCATCATCGGGTATTTGTTTGAGGGGTAGCTTGAATATTACCGGATCGTGACGATATAGCCTGTCGGCCACTTGATAGTCGGCTTAGTGCGTTATTTTTGCAACGGTTTCACTAAATGTGGACTTGCCATGAAACTTTCTACCCGATAGAGGGTTTCAGCAGTCCTTCGTGACACTCTTGAAAGGGGAATTCAGATGCGGAAGCTTGCCCTCGCGGCTGCGCTTGCGACCAGTGTTTTGGCCACCCCGGCCATGGCACGCGACAATAGCTGGTATGTCGGCGTCGACGCCGGCGGTCTGATCGTTGAAGATCAGGACATCACCTTCACCCCCGGCAACGCCGGTGCGGCCAGCAACACCGTTTCGGGTGTTGACTACCACAAGGGCTATGATTTCGACGCCAATATCGGCTACGATTTCGGCGGTTTCCGTCTGGAAGCCGAAGCGGCCTACAAGCGCGCCAAGGTCGACCTCGACCAGAGCGGCTTCGGCGGCGCGGCCTCGGCCCTGTCGTTCATGCTGAACGGCCTGCTCGACTTCGGTCCCGATGACGGCCTGCAGGGCTTTGTCGGCGGCGGCGTCGGCGTGTCGCGCGGCAAGCTGGCCAACGATCTGGTCAACGACAGCGACACCGGCTTCGCCTGGCAGGCGATCGCGGGCGTTCGCTACCCGCTCGGCTCGAATGTCGACGTCTCGCTGAAGTATCGCTTCTTCAACCAGGACGACATCAAGCTGATCCCGGCCTACACCACCATCGGTGGCCCCGCCGGTTCGAGCGTGGACACCAAGCTGCGCACGCACAGCGTCCTGCTCGGCCTGACCTACAACTTCGGCGCTCCGGCTGAAGCGGCTCCTCCGCCGCCCCCGCCGCCCCCGCCGCCTCCGCCGCCCCCGCCGCCTCCGCCGCCGCCGGTGGCAGAGTGCAACCCCGGACCGTACATCGTGTTCTTCGAATGGGACAAGTCGGACATTACGCCTGACGCCGCCACCATTCTGGACAACGCGGTTTCGGCCTACAGCAGCTGCGGCAGCGCCCAGGTCATGCTGGCGGGTCACGCGGACAAGTCGGGTTCGGCCTCCTACAACGTCGGCCTGTCCCAGCGCCGCGCCGATGCGGTCAAGGCCTATCTCGCCTCGAAGGGTATCCCTGACGGCGTGATGACCACCCAGGCGTTCGGTGAATCACGTCCTCGCGTCGAAACCGCCGATGGCGTTCGCGAAGTCCAGAACCGTCGCGTGGAAATCAGCTACGGCCCCGGCGCGGGCATGTAAGCCGGTTTCCGTCCTTCGGGATGGAACAGAAGAGGGGCTGGTCATCCGACCGGCCCCTTTTTCTTTGTCCGGCGAAGGCGGAGGGGGTGAGGAGAATGCGGCGCGGCGGCGTCGGTAGCAGAACGCCCGCGCCTGTGCGGCAGACGGTTCCTTCCGGTCCCGCTTGCCAAACGGAGCCGGGGGCGCAACAAAAGATCAGCCTTTGCGTTCCCCCAGCACCCCCATCAATCCCGGAGCCTGCCATGACCCGTTTGCTGCTCGCCGCCACTCTTCCCCTCGGCCTCGCCATCGCGGGATGCGCCACCGCCGCCCAGACCAAGGCGGCGCCGATGGCGACCGCAAAGCTCGCTGCGGGCGACGGCAGCGCGCGCGGGACGGCGACCGTGACGCAGGCCGGTGACGGGCTGCATGTCGTGGTGAAGGCGACGGGCCTCACGCCCGGCATCCATGCGGTGCACATCCACACCACCGGCCAGTGCGTCGGCCCCGACTTCACGAGCGCGGGCGGCCACTGGAACCCCACCGGCCGCAAGCATGGCAAGGACAATCCGGACGGCATGCACATGGGCGATATGCCCAATATGACGGTTGCGGCGGACGGCACCGGCTCCATCGAATATCATGTTCCGAGCGGCGCGATTTCCGGCGGCGCGACGCCGCTGCTGGACGCGGACGGAGCGGCCATCGTGGTGCACGCCCAGCCCGACGACAATGTGAGCGATCCGGCGGGCAATGCCGGGGGCCGGGTCGCGTGCGGCGTTCTGGCCGCAGGCTGAGCGAGGCTCAGGACCGGGAATCGCGGCGATAGTCGGCGACCGCTTCGTAGCGGGCGCCGGCGTGGCCGACATGGCTTTCGAACAGGGTGAAACGGTCGACACGGAATGGTGCGCTCGACAGGGCGGCGTGGCGGACAAGGAAGGGATCGACCACAGCGCCGCCGCGCCCGAAGCGGGCGAGGGTGATATGCGGCAGGTAAGCGCGGCCTTCGGGCGCGAGGCCGAGCGCCACGCAGGCGCGGTCGATCTTGCGGTGGAGATGCGCGAGCGGATCGCGCGGCTGGACGCCCGCCCACAGAGTGTCGACCACACCTTTGCGGTCGAACGCGCCGACGCCGTGGATCTGTGCGTCGAAGGACGTAAAGCGGATGGCGGTGAGCGCGGCGGCGATGTCTTCGGCCATGCGCCGGTCGACTTCGCCGATGAAGCGCAGCGTCAGGTGAAGTTGATCGTCATCCTGCCAGCGCGCGCCCTCGACCCCTTCCATCAGGTCGAGCAACTGGCTGCGCAGCGCGGCAGGCGGGCGGATAGCGACGAACAGGCGGTGCATGGGATGGGCATAGGCCGCATCGCGCGCCGCTGCCATATATTAGCACATTGTCATAATTCAGCAACACGGCTTACTCTTGAAGTTGAGGCCGGATAGGCCGATACTATGGGGACCGGCGGACATGCCGGCAAAGGAGATGAATTTCATGGCCAACTGGTCCGATCCCCGTCCCGGCACACAAACCCGCATTGCGGGTTTTGGCGGGGCAACCGCCGCGCGCGGCGAGGCGTTCGACGCCGGGCTGCGCCGCTATATGCTGTCGGTCTATAATTATATGGCGAGCGGCGTGCTGCTGACCGGCATCGTCGCTCTGCTGTTCGCATCGAGCGGGCTTGCCTACAGCGTGTTCGCCGGTCCCGGCATCCTCAAATATATCGTGATGTTCGCGCCGCTGGCGTTCGTGATGGTGCTGAGTTTCGGTATCAGCCGGCTGTCGACCTTTGCGGCGCAGGCGCTCTACTGGGCTTATGCGGCGGTGATGGGCGTTTCGCTGTCCTACATCTTCCTCGCCTATACCGGCGTATCGATCGCGCAGACCTTCTTCGCGACGGCGGCGGCGTTCGCGGGCCTCAGCCTCTGGGGCTATACGACGAAGAAGGATCTGTCGGGCTTCGGCACGTTCCTCATCATGGGCGTCGTGGGCCTTCTGGTGGCGAGCCTCATCAACCTGTTCCTGAAGTCGAGCGCGATGGATCTGGTCATCAGCGGCGTCGGCGTCCTGCTCTTCGCGGGGCTGACCGCCTATGACACGCAGAAGATCAAGAGCATCTATGCGCATGTCGCGGGCACGGACATGATGGGCAAGTCGGTGGTGATGGGGGCGCTGAACCTCTATCTCGACTTCATCAACATGTTCCTGTTCCTGCTGCGGCTGTTCGGCGACCGCCGCTAATCGCAGCATAGCGAGACAGGAAAGGCCCGGCGGAGCGATCCGCCGGGCCTTTTGCTTTGTGGGGCGGAAGCGTCAGCCCTTCGCCTGCATTTTCGCGATAAGGGCGTTATCCAGTTCCTTCTGCCGTTTGTAGGCAGGGCGCTCGCGCAGGCGGGCGGCATAGGCTTCGAAGGCGGGGCTGGTGGGGATGGATCTGAAGCTGAGACCCCAGTCCACCTGCGCGCCGACATAGACATCGGCGGCGGTAAACTGTTCGCCGCAGATCCAAGCGTCGCCCGAGACCGCCTTTTCCAGCGTGGCGACGGCGTCGTCGAAACTGCCATAGCCCGCCATCCGCTCACGCCCCTCCGGCACGACGAAGCCGAGCGCGCGGTTGGTGACGGCGGCTTCCACCGGCCCGGCGGCGAAGAAGAGCCAGCGATAATAATCGTGCCGCCGGTCGAGCGGCGGGGCGAGGCCCGCGTCGGCAAAGGCGTCGGCGAGATAGGCGCAGATCGCGGCGCATTCGGTGACGACATGGCCGCCATGCACGACCGTGGGCACCTTGCCCATCGGATTGATCGCGCGATAGTCCGCCGACTTCATCGCGCCTTCATAGTCGAGCAGGACGGTCTCATAGGGCTGGCCGACCTCTTCGAGCATCCAGCGGGCGATCTGACCCCGCGACATGGGGTTGGTGTAGAGCGTGAGACCGGCAGGCATGGGCTTTTCCCTCCATTTTTTACCTCGCCCCGCAAGCGGGCTGGCAATGCGGGCGCAGTCTGCCCATGCGGCGCCGGTTCTGCAAGGCGCTGAAAAATGGCGGGATCGGCGAATAATATTTCGAGTGTGAAAATATAATCTTACTGATGTATAATATAATGGCGGAAAATATCGCTGTTTAACAAAAGAGAAATATTATTTTATGTGGACAAAATACTCTGGATAAGTAAAGGGGCCGCCTGGGTAGCCAAGACGAACAATATTCAACGATATAGTCTTGAATTCGTCATTTAAGTGCAACCGCAGGAGATTTTCCCGTGAAAAAGATCATTGCCGGCATATTTGCCGCGACCATCGCTTCGTCCGCTTTCGCCGCGTCGTCCGAGCCGCAGGGCGTCACGCGCGAAGTGCATTTCGGCGGTCTCAACCTTGCCAATGCGGAGGGTGAGGCCATGCTGAACGAACGCATCACGCGGGCAGTTCGCCAGATTTGCGGCCAGCGCGTTTTCGCGCCTCTGCAGGACGCCATGGCGCAGCGCGAATGCTATCGCAAGGTTTTCGCTTCGGCCAGACCGCAGGTGGAACTCGCAGTCGCCAAGGCGCGCAGCGGCAACCGCTATGCGGGCGATCCGGCGGTGATCGCCATCGCGCCGACGGGCGGCAAGGGTCTCTGACGCCACCAGATTCGTTCGAAGGAAATGGGCGGTCCTGACGGGCCGCCCTTTTTTGTCGCGCGCGGGGGAAGGTTCTTCTCCTCGACTTTGCGGCGGGCGGCGGGCAAGAAGATGCCCGGAGGAGCCTGCCATGGACATAGCCGATACCGCCGACCAGCCGCATCACGCCGTCCATTATGTCAACCGCATCGGCTGGCTGCGCGCCGCCGTGCTGGGAGCCAATGACGGGATCGTGTCGACGGCCAGCCTGATGGCGGGCATCGCCGCTTCGGGGGCGGGCGGACAATCGGTGCTGCTGTCGGGCATCGCCGCGCTGGTGGCGGGCGCGATGTCGATGGCGGCGGGCGAATATGTGTCGGTCAGCGCGCAGTCGGACACCGAACGCGCCGACCTTGCCAAGGAAAAGGCCGCGCTGGCGACGCAGCCCCATGCGGAATGGGCGGAACTGCGCGACATCTATGTCGAGCGCGGGCTGTCGGCCGATCTGGCGGGGCAGGTTGCGCAGCAGTTGATGGCGGCCGATGCGCTGGGCGCGCATGCCCGCGACGAGCTGGGCATTTCGGAAATCGCGACCGCGCGGCCGGCGCAGGCGGCGCTGGCGTCGGCGGCGAGCTTTGCCGCGGGGGCCACTCCGCCGGTGCTGGCGGCGGCGGTGGCGCCGGGGAGCGGCGGGGTTCCCGCGATCGTGGGCATATGCCTGCTGTGCCTCGTCATGCTGGGCTATGCGGGCGCGCGGCTGGGTGGAGCGCGGCCCGTGCGGTCGGTGCTGCGCACGCTGTTCTGGGGGGCGCTGGCGATGGGAGTGACGGCGGGCGCGGGCCATCTGTTCGGCGCGGCCATTTGATGCCAAGGTCCGCCCTTTCCTGATTCCCCGGAGATAGAGACATGACCGACATCCAGCAGATCCCGCTCAAGACCATCAAGGGAGCCGACGCCAGCCTTGGCGATTATGCGGGCAAGGTGGTGCTGGTGGTCAATGTCGCGTCGAAATGCGGGCTGACCCCGCAATATGAGGGGCTGGAGAAGCTCTACGCCGATTATCGCGACCGGGGGCTGGTGGTCGCGGGCTTCCCCGCCAACGATTTCGGCGCGCAGGAACCGGGCAGCAATGACGAGATCGCGACATTCTGCACCACCAATTTCGGCGTCGATTTCCCGATGTTCGAAAAGATCGTGGTGACGGGTCCGGACAAGCATCCGCTCTATGCCGCGCTGACCGGCGCCGCGCCGGACGCGCAGGGCGAGGGCGCGGCGTTTCGCGAAAAGCTGGTCGGTTATGGTATTACGCCGGGCGATGCGCCCGAAGTGCTGTGGAATTTCGAGAAATTCCTGATCGGCAAGGACGGCGCGGTGAAGGCGCGCTTTGCGCCGACGACCGCGCCCGGCGACCCGGCGCTGGTCGCCGCGATCGAGGCGGAACTGGCGGCGTGAGGACAGGGCGGGCGATGGCGGCGTGATGCGACGATGACGCCCGCGCCCTCGCTCGCCACGACCATCGGCCCGGTGCTCGAAACGCTGAGTATCGTCGGCACCTTCGTATTCGCGGCGTCGGGCGCGCTGGCGGCGGCGCGGCTGGGGCAGACGCTGGTGACGTTCGCCTTTTTCGCGCTGGTGACGGGCGTGGGCGGCGGCACGGTGCGCGACCTGCTGATCGGTGCGCCGGTCTTCTGGGTGGTGGACGCCGTGCCCGCCATCGCCTGCATGGGCGCGGCGCTGATCGTGTGGTTCACGCCGCGCCGCTGGTGGAGCGAGCGGGCGCTCGACTGGCTGGACGCCATCGGGCTGGCGGCTTTCGCGGTATTCGGTGCGGCCAAGGCAATGAGCTTTGGCGTGCCGCCCTTCGTCTCGGGGATCATGGGCGTGGTCACGGGATGCGTCGGCGGCATCCTGCGCGACCTGCTGGCGGGCGAGCCGTCGATCCTGCTGCGGCCCGAGCTTTATGTGACGGCCGCGGCCTTCGCCTCCGGGTCGTTCGTGGCGCTGCGCTGGGTGGGGCTGGACGTGCCGGTCGCAGGCGTGGCGGCGGCGCTGCTGGGCTTTGCGCTGCGGGCGGTCGCGATCTGGCGGGGGCTGGCGCTGCCCGCCTATCGCGACCGGGCGTGACGGGTCAGCGCAGCGGCGTCCACGTCTGCGTCTTGCAGAAGAAGGCGATGCAGCCCTGCACCTTGAGCGTGCCGTCGGAATTGCGGCTGACCTTCGAGCTGTAGCTCTTGCCGCTTTCGGGGTCGTAGATCGTGCCCTTCCAGAGTTCGCCCGCATCCTCGAAACCGGACAGCAGCGTCAGGCCCACGAGCGGCTTGGAGCGCAGCGCGGGGTCGGGGTTCTTGATGTCGGTCTGCGGGCGGCCCGGCGTGGGCTTCACAATCCGTTCGATGCGGCCGCAAAGCTGCCTGCCGCAGGGCGCGATCTGGACGATGGCCTTGCCGTCGACGGTGGCCCAGCGGCCCGTGACGGGCTGGGCGGCGTGCGCGGGGAGGGCCGTGGCGGCGGCCAGCGTGGCAGCGGCGATGGCGAGGCTTTTCATGCGATCCTTCTCCTTGTGGCTGGTCAGGGAGATAGGCACGGAAAAACCCGCCTGCCAGCGCCAATTGCGCAGCAGGCGGGGCAGGGACGGGCGGACGCTACGGCAGCGCCCGCCCCGGCCTTCGCTTTTTCAGAAAGCCTTGGAGATGGAACAGGCCGCCGGACCCAGAATGACCACGAACAGAACCGGCAGGATGAAGAGAATCAGCGGCACGGTCATGATCGCGGGCAGGCGGGCGGCCTTTTCCTCGGCGCGCATCATGCGTTCGTGACGGAACTCGGCGGACAGGACGCGCAGCGCCGACGCGAGCGGGGTGCCGTATTTTTCCGTCTGGATCATGGTGGTCACGACGCCGCGGATCGCATCGAGCTTCACGCGCGTGGCGAGGTTTTCGAAGGCCATGCGCCGTTCGGTGAGGAAGCTCAGTTCAATCGCGGTAAGCTGGAACTCGTCGCCCAGTTCGGGATAGGCCTTGCCCAGTTCGCGCGAGACGCGGTTGAAGGCGGCGTCGACGGTCAGGCCCGCTTCGGCGCAGATGACGAGCAGGTCGAGCGCGTCGGGCAGCCCCTTGCGGATCGCGGCGGAGCGCTTCTGCACCTTGTTGTTGATGAAGATGTCGGGCGCCTTGTAGGCGAGCAGCAGGGAAACCGCGAAGGCGAAGAAGCGCTTCATCGGTCCCCATTCGGGCTGGATACCGATG is part of the Sphingobium amiense genome and encodes:
- a CDS encoding VIT1/CCC1 transporter family protein, with translation MDIADTADQPHHAVHYVNRIGWLRAAVLGANDGIVSTASLMAGIAASGAGGQSVLLSGIAALVAGAMSMAAGEYVSVSAQSDTERADLAKEKAALATQPHAEWAELRDIYVERGLSADLAGQVAQQLMAADALGAHARDELGISEIATARPAQAALASAASFAAGATPPVLAAAVAPGSGGVPAIVGICLLCLVMLGYAGARLGGARPVRSVLRTLFWGALAMGVTAGAGHLFGAAI
- a CDS encoding glutathione peroxidase codes for the protein MTDIQQIPLKTIKGADASLGDYAGKVVLVVNVASKCGLTPQYEGLEKLYADYRDRGLVVAGFPANDFGAQEPGSNDEIATFCTTNFGVDFPMFEKIVVTGPDKHPLYAALTGAAPDAQGEGAAFREKLVGYGITPGDAPEVLWNFEKFLIGKDGAVKARFAPTTAPGDPALVAAIEAELAA
- a CDS encoding trimeric intracellular cation channel family protein, which encodes MTPAPSLATTIGPVLETLSIVGTFVFAASGALAAARLGQTLVTFAFFALVTGVGGGTVRDLLIGAPVFWVVDAVPAIACMGAALIVWFTPRRWWSERALDWLDAIGLAAFAVFGAAKAMSFGVPPFVSGIMGVVTGCVGGILRDLLAGEPSILLRPELYVTAAAFASGSFVALRWVGLDVPVAGVAAALLGFALRAVAIWRGLALPAYRDRA
- a CDS encoding DUF2147 domain-containing protein, which encodes MKSLAIAAATLAAATALPAHAAQPVTGRWATVDGKAIVQIAPCGRQLCGRIERIVKPTPGRPQTDIKNPDPALRSKPLVGLTLLSGFEDAGELWKGTIYDPESGKSYSSKVSRNSDGTLKVQGCIAFFCKTQTWTPLR
- a CDS encoding type II secretion system F family protein, giving the protein MNAPAQAGTLFGMNATDFGTLLAALATLAVLFALYTVMTVRDPMARRVKALNERREQLKAGITASTAKRRAKLVQKNQATDQMRSFLSSLKVLQDDQLKDAQVRLAQAGIRSKDLAVAVIFGRMIMPIVVGGTAALLLYGIGIQPEWGPMKRFFAFAVSLLLAYKAPDIFINNKVQKRSAAIRKGLPDALDLLVICAEAGLTVDAAFNRVSRELGKAYPELGDEFQLTAIELSFLTERRMAFENLATRVKLDAIRGVVTTMIQTEKYGTPLASALRVLSAEFRHERMMRAEEKAARLPAIMTVPLILFILPVLFVVILGPAACSISKAF